The sequence CTATTGGAAAGGACATTTAGAGCATCCCTCCAAGACAAAGCAGCACACACACAGGTGACACCGGCAATAAAGACAGAATTTAGGGAACACAGTGAACGAACCTGACACACCTTTGGCAACATTCAGATAAGGACTTTAATggcaagtgggaaaaaaaagatgttagaTTGTCCTCCTAAGAAATCCCAGCAGAAAAGTGCTCATTGGCTGTTGGGATTCTTTGCGATTGAGCCTGATGGAATTAAACACTTCAATCTGTTTAAACAGACATTGACAGATCAACACTGTTGTATCCTTAACTCAAGTGCAAGGTAATTCAAGTGGCCTATAAAATACTAGCATGctgctatagtttttttttaactttaattttttaagaaaaaggcaaGTTGACTGTATAAGCATCTCTATCTCAAATAAATATTGGTACGGGATGTTTGGCTCATGTAAGTTATCAGAAGCTGAAATGAAGATGGATATATGTCAAACTGGTAGAACAGTGAGCACCCTTTATAAAGTCCCTGCTGCCATAGTGTCACAGAAAACAAATGCATTTTATAAGTGCAATGTCTTCCATCTTTCTTTGCGTGTTTCTACATGTATTATTTCTGATGCTTTTGTTTGGGATTGCTTTACGTTccttatgtaaaataaatttgaGTGTTGAATTGCCTAGGGCATAAACTTAGTGAAAGTTCTAGAAAGCTGCTAGTAAAAGTAATGTACTGATAGTAATACATTAATTTCTTGAAGACAGGAAGTATATGGCCAAAGGCTTGGCAAGTTTTCAATCTACGAGTGTCCTACGTTGAAATTGAAATTCAATTTTTTGATATTAGACACGTTCTTAAAATTAACTTGTATACACATGTATGGAGTGCACATGAGTCAAAACGTTTTATTAGAAATTATATCATTGAAATTGAGTAGTCTACCTCACACAGTCATATATGTTTAGGTGTAAAATGGAAGGATAACTAATCTTTTCTAAGATATTTTATTCCATCTGCCTGGAAttttgctccctccctcctcccaactCGTTTTGCACatgactgttttgttttgttttgttttctcattaatGCCACTCTTTCCCACCATTTGCAAAGTAGTTCAACTTATCACCATATTCTCTTCCCAGCATCCTGATTAGCATAgagattcttaataaatatttgtcaaatattgcttcctaataaatatttatccaaagaatgaaTGTGAATGAAGTTCTCAatgacttaacttttttttttataataatgagCCATCTTTGAACCATTATTTACTTCATACCTGACACGAAATTGATAAACAAAACcaagatcatacagcatgattTGTTCCATTAGTTATTGTTAACTGATCAATTATTCAGTAAttctgaaaaatgagaaagaggtTGAAAACATTATCCTTGCATTCAAGCATCTCGCTTGGCTAGAATGTTCCAAGAGATTTGATTGCTTTCCCTATAAGTTTGCATTAAATATCTTTGTCAATGTTTCAGTTCATCGATAGTCTTCATAAAATTTCAGAAAGGAACCAGTCCATCTGTTCCTAGAGCACTGTCATTCCTTGGCAATTTTATTGGATTTTCCTCTTGGCTGCTTTATCGTTGTTTTGGAAAACTTGTTTTTCTTCTAAGTCCTGGCAGTGTGGATGGAGAAAACCAAAGTCTTCCTTCTATTGTTAGTGATTTCTCCTTTGTTTCCGAAAGATAAATTGAGCCTTCTATGATGGTTTATAAATTTTTGATATGATGTTACCTAAACACTTTATTGGCATAAATAGGATTTTGGTTGAGCAGGAGCTGTAAGTGCTTTAGTTTTAAACATAACCATTATTGGACCCCATGAAGAGTTTAAGcccataggatatttgtctttctctgtctgacttactaggtccatccatgttgccgcaaatggcattatttagttcttttttaaaaaattttttatggctgagtaatattccattgcatgtttATACCACAtgtcagtcattttttaaaaaaatttatttattttaggctgcgttgggtctttgttgctgtgtgcaggcttctcattgtggtggcttctcttgttgcagagcacgggcttcagtagttgtggtacgtgggctcagtagttgtggcttgcgggctctagagtgcaggctcagtagttgtggcacacgggcttagttgctccgtggcatgtgggatcttcccggaccagggctcgaacctctgtcccctgcattggtaggcggattcttaaccactgcgccaccagggaagcccccccttgcctttatttttgtttaaagtgGAAAGTTTATTTGCTCAGTACACCAAATAGAATGCAGGCACTGTCATgacaaatatacagaaatatgcaaATCAACATAAAATAGTAATTTAGTTTAAATGAAGGGAAATCTCTTTAAATGTTATGACAACGTACTCCTAAGAatctttttttcagttaattatacatttcaataaaataaacggTAATGAATTAAGTGGAAGTTAGCttgtaaatttttcttaaaaataaaaatccaacccTATTAATCCATGTCAGTTAAACACTCTAACTAAAATTTCCAAGTAAGTGCAAAAATAGATGGAGTTAGTTACCTTTTTTGCTTGAACAGTCCCAAGGAAAATGGTTCCTACAAATACAGCAGACAAACTGTTAAGACCGACCAATCTAGAACATAGTGTTGAACTAATTTCAGTCTCAAGTTGTGCTAAATGCTCATCATTAGTATGGCACAGTTTGGTCCATGATATGGTTTAATGCCAAGACAGATCCCAATTTgttacagaaacacacacacacatatatatatatatatatattttttttttttttttaagccaggtATACTTCCATATACAAAGGCAGGTTTCCCAAGAGGAATTTACAGAAAGTAGTCTGGGGTGCTGTGGATCACATGAGGCTCTCCATGACGAGGTGCTGGGTCAAACTGAAGGAAGGAATATTTCAAAGTGTCATCTAATCCCATGATAGCAGCCTGGTTCCCACAACGATAACAGTAATTGGGTGCACTGAAAATGGTAACCACATTCCGATCGTGACACCAATTGTATCCCTCCGTTACAAGTTGGTGAGCATGAGAAACCAGTGTGAGACCATTGGAATGGTTAAATGTTTCAGAAATATCTTGTCCAAATGTGTAGCCAGCCCCGAGTGGTGAAATACCCCACCCACCATGATCATCTGGATCTGACCATAACAGATCACACATTGGGCCCTCATGTGGAACTTCTTGTAAACGATCCAGGGCTCTTATATGATCCAGTGTATCTATGGATGGGGAGAGGCCACCGTGGAGGCAGAATATCTGTCCATCTACTAAAGCTGTAAGTGGCAGATAATCAAACAGATctgtaaaatatttccaaacatcGGCATTTCCATACTTTCGCAGACATTCATCATAAAAGCCATATACTTGGGTAACTTGTCGGCTTTCGTGGTTTCTTCTCAATCTTGTAATATGTTCTGGATAACGCACCTTTAATGCCACAAGAAGAGTCACAGTCTCTACAGAATAATAACCTCTGTCTCCATAGTCACCCATGAATAGATAGTTCGTATCTGGTGATTTCCCACCAATTTTAAAGAGTTCCATAAGATCATGGAATTGACCATGCACATCTTGACAGATGGTAACAGGACAACGGACCTCTTGCACATTTGATTCTTTTGTTAAAATTTCGTTAGCCTTTTTGCACAGCGTCCGCACCTGTTTCTCGGTAAGTTGTTTATACTCGTTCAGCTGCTCGACCCATTGGTCCAGCTCCTTGGTGAATGCCTTGTCGTCCATGGTGGCCCGagtccctcccccactgcccctgccctgggcGCCGGTCCCTTCACCCGGCGCCACCACCGCCGCCAGATCCCAGCTCCCACATATcagtcatatgtggaatctaattttttaaaaaatgatataaatgaacttatttacaaaacagaaacagagtcacagatttctaaaacaaacttacagttaccaaaggggaaacatggtggggagggataaattaggagcttgggagtaacatacacacactactaaatatgaaatagataactaaaaaggacctactgtatagcacagggaactctacccaatattctgtaataacctatatgggaaaagaatctgaaaaaagaatgaatatatgcataactaaatcactttcctgtatgcctgaaatgaacacaacattgtaaatcaactatattccagtaaaatttaaaaaaatatgttaatgaaagaaaaagagtttAAGCCCCTAGGTTTAAAGAGAGAAGCCAGCTTCCTTTCAGAAAGATACCCCAAACAGAACTAGTTTGTCATCATTTAACTTTATATTCCGACGTAGCAGTAATTCTCAACCTCGGGTAGGCATTGGAAACATCTAGGGAACTTTGGAAACATACCGATCTCAGGCTCTGTCCTAGATCACCTCATCTTCACCTCTAGGGTAGGTTCAGGTGTGAGCATTTACAAAGCTTGCCAAATGATTCTAGGGCACGTCTAGGGATGAGAACTGAGGACCTATGgcactggttctcaaagtatggtctctggaccagcagcaccacatcatctgggaacttgtcAGAGATGCAAATACTTGGGCCCAACTcggacttactgaatcagaaattctggaggTAGGGCTCAGAAGTcgcattttaacaagctctccaggtgattatCACGCACATTAAAATTTCAGAATGATTGGCCTTTAGGTTCCTACCTCCAGCCAAATACTTATGTTTGTATGTCTCTGCCGAGAGTTCCCAGGCAATCACGCTTGGGAATTGGTACTTTTCATGCAGGGAGAAACATAAAACATCACTGCTTGAAACAAGGGATTGTTGCTCGAGTTTTCCTAACTTGGCCACGTTTGCCTGCTTTCCAGACCACTTCCCTGGGAGCTTTCCACCCTTGCCTACTTCTAGAAATGTTTCTCTGAGCTTCTGACTTTCTCCTTGCTCCCAAAGTCATCGTGCATGTTTTGAGCTTCTGGGCTGCTTGTTCTGGCCACCTTTCCTGGAGTTTGCTGGTTTCTAACCACCtagctgtgtgtgtctgtgtgtgcatctaCTTGGCTCTGAGCCCATGAGCCCCTCCCAGCTCTTCTGCATTCCAAGCCAGTCCGCAACTTTCCTGGTTGTAATTCCTGTCTCTGTGACCTGCCGCTATCCAGGCTCTGGGTGCAAGTTTAATCTTTTCATGTTTTGGGAGAGGGAAGTGAAACAAAGACTTCAGAATTGAAGCAGCTAGCTTTCATCTCTCCAGAATGACATTTTTGTTGAGTGATATTATGACTGTGATTAAAGAGTTATGAATTTGTAGAACATCTGGAGCGATTGCATTCAAATATACCCAAACTCTTTTCGGAGTTCAGTGATGGATGCAGCTGAATCATGGTGATTTTCCATCAGTGCCCTCCCTCCTTTGATGTGGGGACTGAGAGACGACTGACTGCCGTGACCTCTTTTGTGACCATTTGAACTTTATCGACTtgggaacttctcttctaccttgTCCATTGTTTTCTGGGATTGTGGGAGTTATCTTTCCAGACCCCTAGTCCTTCCCTTTTCATTTTACGAGAATACATGTCCATTATTCTGAAGTTTATGTCAGTGTTTTTATGTGactgtatttttttgttgcaTGTACATTATCTTCCTAGTTACTGCTCAAGTCCGAAACCTGGGCGATTTCTGAGGTAGCTTTCAGGTGAGTGAAAAGAGAAGTGGCTTCTATTTTGACTTCTTCACATCCACTCGTAAATTTTACTAACTGCCCACCTTTATTCTCTGTTATTCTCTAACTTCCGACCTGTTATTCTCACAAATCAACTTCCCTTCCACAAGTCAGCAACCTCCAGCCTACCTGGTCTCTTCACCGTCTATTTTTCTTTGCTAATCCAAGAGCCTCCTTTCCTGCTCATTCTGTTTTCCCATTCACCCTCCTCCAAACAATCCTCTGAAGTTATATTAGataaatcattttgaaatgtttcttttagCTGAATTTCCAAATTAATTCATTTGATGTCTTGCCCTCATGACCTATTAGATGAAGTTCAACTCTGCAGTATGGCATTTAAGGTCTCTTATGACCTGGTCAGGTATACTTTCCCAGCCTTAACtctttaatttgtaatttttatacaattttaaggttattttctatctacagttattacaaaatattggctgtattccccgtgttgtacaatacatccttgagcccatcttacacccagtagtttgtgccttccctcccccacccctatattgcccctccccccatctccccactggtaaccactagtttgttctccttatctgtgagtctgcttcttttttgttatattcactattttgttgacttttttagattcaacatataagtgatatcatacagtatttgtctttctctgacttatttcacttagcataatgccttccaagtccatccatgttgttgcaaatgcagaattttattcttttttatggctgagtcatattccatcatatatatatatatatatacacacacacacacacacccctacatcttctttatccagtcttctgtcgatggacatttagcttgtttccatgtcttggcaattgtaaatagtgctgcagtgaacattgaggtgaaTGTATCTccttgaattagtgtttttggttttttcagatacatacccaggagtggaattgctgggtcatatggtggctctgtttttagttttttgagaaacctccattcagttctccatagtgtctcAGTCTTAACTCTCAATCCTCTACCTCACGTACGTAGTTGTATGCTTCAGGCTGCCTTATGTGTAATTCCTCAAATCATGTTATCTCTTATCACGTTTCTGTCTCTGTGTTGCCTCTGCGGTTTCCTCGTCTTGGTATGCCCTTACTTACTTTTCTGCCTGGCAGACATCTAAGCATTGCTCAGGATGGCTCAAGTTTCCCTCCCACAGCTTCCAGGGAAGTTTTACACACCACTTCCTCTGGTTCCAACAGTATCTTACGTGTACTTACTACAACATAGTGTTAAGACTTTGCCGCCATGCTGGTCTCTTCATGAGCTGGTTGAGAAGAACTGACTTCTTGCAGGACCAACAGAAGAAGCATTCATCCCCCAGATAAGTGGAGAATTGGGAACACCAGACGATGCTGTTGGAACAAATGGAAAGCATGTGGGTCCCAGGGTGGGTGAACTGGGTGATGGAGGCCCAGTGGTATGAGAGTGATGTGCAGACTATTTCTGTAATCTGGACAGATTCAGGAAAAATGAGGGTTTGGGAAAAAAGTTCAAAAACCAGATTATAGCTCAAAAAACAcagtgagagagaggaagagttaGCGTGACTGTTATCTTTTCTTGCTTAGCCAATCACTCACTACAAAACTTAGTGATGCAAAATAACCATTTTATCACGTTTACAGATTCTGTGGGTCAAGAATTCAGACAGGGCATAACACACTTGTTGGAGAGACGTGTGTAGATGAGTGTCTGTGACGTAAAGCAGCAGAGGAAAATGCTGTTGTATACGGACATGATGCTTTGGGGGGAAGGCACCTGCTTTAATtcctaaaatagaaaataggatgGAGAAGATGATGGAAGAGATACCTTTGGGGTTGGGCTCTGTAGGAGACGTCTCATAGCCAGGCTCAAGTTCAAGGGCTGGGTGAGGAAACAAAATGGGTAAACATGTTTAGATAGTGGTGAAGAATTTGTGATGGTTGGAATGAAAGGTGTGTGGCAAGATACACATTGTAGAGAAGCTTTGGCACATAAACTAAAgagcttaattttatttattattatatgcaGCAAAGGATCATTgactttgtttgttgttttctttagcAGAGCTCTCTTTCTAGAGCCCAACCAGACTTTGATACTAGCATATACTAGAATGTCTGAAGAAGGAATAGGTGAGTCAAGTAGATGGGTGTAGGGATTTGTGTCGCCAAATCTCTAACAGGTAAGATGCTTTCAGGTTCTGTTGCGATTATAGACTAAATTGTCAAAGAGATAAAGAGTATCCTTGCCCTTGGCTCACCAGGAATCTTTCAGAATAGGTACTTACTTGGTTGTGACAGGGAAGGAAGGTCTGTGAGGGCTGCTCTATTTACAGTGGCTAGAATAATGTctagtttatttataaaaatcagaTTAACAAATGAATATGAGAATTTTTGTACGTGTCTCAATCACTCTATGTACCCATTTTCCTTTAACGTCTTCAAAATCAAGGTATTCCTGGTGGAACTTAGTGGTTTTCAGAAGTTTGGGTTTGGTACCTGATTTCTACAAGCTATTTGAATACTTTTTGTTAACAGTTGATTATTAGGTCAAAAAGTTGTTCCCAAGAGGAAACTTAAATTAGATAGAATTATACTATGCTGGAACAGAAAATGTTGCCAGAGAGCTTTGATCCACTTCTGGTGCTTTattacagatgaataaattgaggtctagagaagttaagtgacttaacCACAGTCATCTAACTGGTAAATGTTGAAGCCAAGATTAGGAGTTGACTTCTAATAGATGCTTGGTATTATTTCCATTGTGTAAAGCTGCACACCACTTTGATTTTTCAAGTCAAATCTTAGCTTGAACtgtaggagaaaaaaatctcCATCTGGCTCTGCTAAATTCCCAGAGGGAAATTTAAATCCTAGGGTGGCAGAACTCAGGAATGGAGAGGAAATTAACATTGTGTTTAGTTAAATAAGTGAGTGTTTAGAAAAGACACATGTGGACGCTTGCTTGTACATTTAACTTCTTGAGGGTTTGTTTTCAAGAATTAAATTCAGGTAGACTGGACACTGCCTAAGGTAGAAGGCTTGGAGATTTATGCAATTGTAAGAATATTCTGTAGAAAAGCCCCAAGAGATTGTTACTTAAGACCTGTATTTTCAGGTTGAAAGAAGAAGatcctcagagaaattaagtgtcatgtccaaggtcacagaacaaTGAGTGACTCTTTCAGAAATGGAAACCAGAACTCTTAATTTGGGAGAAGTGAATattgcttttcaggtataaaatgCATAGCCTTAAAGGAAATATTTGGGTTTAAAGtggtgcatttaaaaaatattttaattgttaaatGTCTATTTATAATATGAAACATAGCAGCATAACACATCCCACAAACATGACATCCACGTACAGGAAGAACCTCATCACCAGCCATGAGATGCTCCCCATGCCCTCGGCTTCCTACATTCGGTCCCCATCCTCCATCCTCCACAGTGAACTACTCTGTGGAGCTTTCCTCTCTGTCATTCTCTGTTCTTTATTCTTTGACCATTATATGCATTATTGCTAAAaatctatttcttaaaaattgtgCTTGCTTTTGAACTTGATCAAAATAGCAGCAAAGTGTTCGTATTcttctgcaccttgctttttcTATCCAGCGGTATGCTTTGAAGATCCGGCCATGCTGACAGACATGGTCAATCTATTGCAGTGACGTGCAAACTCCAGTTATGCACAGTTCATTcatctcttctctcatttttgtGTATTTGGTTTAATTGACAGtcgcttttgtttgtttgtttttgctgtcaCCAACCAGGCTGCCCCAGACATTCTTAGGCATGTCTCGTGATAAATCTCTGGGAAAGGCTGGGCTGGGCAGTGTCCCACCTTTTCCAGATGATGCCCAGCTGTTTTGCAAAGTGGCTGTGCCACTTGGGACTCCCACCAGTGGCATCTCAGAGTCCCCAGTGTTCTaagtccttgccaacactttgcgTCACCAGCCTTCTTAATTTTTTGCCAATCTGGTGGGTGGATATTAGCATTCAAAAGTGGTTTTTATTGTGATTTGGGTTCTGATATTTTTCTGTTAGAAATAAATGGACAATATTGCAAGGGGATGTCAAAATAAGGCATTTTATAAATACTCACTTTAGGCAAAATGACTAAGAAAAACTTACAACACAGTCACATGAAGACAGTCTAAAATGCGAGGAGAGAGATACTTTCGCACATTTAGCGTGATGGCTGTTGATATATTCAGCAATCACACTTTCATGTTCGTTAATATTTAATGATAGTCTTGAATTAATTAAGTGAAGTTCAATTTATTCATAGTTATTCATTTTATCCTGATGTTTTAACTCATCCTGGAAGAGAATATAGTAAGGtgggatttatatatatatatacactttaacatttatatatatgtaaatgactCAGGATGAAATGATATACTGACCTAAATAGATTATATTGCAAGGTTTGCAGAAGTAATAACACTGTAACTCTTTGGGCTGTTTTGAGATTTtcacagtttaatttttttaaaaccctcttAGATCCTTGGTTGAAAAGTACCCTGCCTATGCTTATTATGTGACATCTGATGACCCCAGTGATGTGACACAGGCTCTCTTGGTTCATGTTATAGACGGTTTTCTACCCCAGTGGGATCTGATCAGGTAGCACCAACTTCCTGTTTTAATGTGATGGTAAAATTATGGAATCCCTGGTACCCATTTCTACCCTCCACTGATCAAGTAAGAGCAGTTTTGCTATAATAACTTGTTACCAAAGATAGATGATCAAACTCGGAGAAGTGGAACATCTTTTGATAAAGATCCAATAAATGCCCAAAGTTAAATGAGTTTTAATAAATGTCTCCCTCTATGATCACAGATCTACACAGTTTATATTCCTGTTTGACAGAAAAGATCCTCTTTGTATTGTGAAGTTATTTTGTAATAAGACATTGAGCATGGACACAATGGGGTCACTTCAGGTGTTACTGTTGCCTTAAGGACTTGGGATGGTTACCTAGCAAGAATCAGAAGGGACAGAGTTAGGAGACCAGGTTTATTTTAGGATCCGCTTGGAGCTCAGCGTTTAACCTGTGACCATCCTAGAGTTTCTAAAGCAATGGACCCAAGCAGCAGATGGTTTTTCTATCTGAAGTTGGATTGAACAGGCATAGGCATGCTGgattcccacccacccctcctacTCTCTTTAGGTTGGGTCTCACCCTTTGATGGCAGCAAGAGACATGATCCAAATTTCAAGATGTGAAAATT is a genomic window of Balaenoptera ricei isolate mBalRic1 chromosome 14, mBalRic1.hap2, whole genome shotgun sequence containing:
- the LOC132347509 gene encoding serine/threonine-protein phosphatase 2A catalytic subunit beta isoform-like, which translates into the protein MDDKAFTKELDQWVEQLNEYKQLTEKQVRTLCKKANEILTKESNVQEVRCPVTICQDVHGQFHDLMELFKIGGKSPDTNYLFMGDYGDRGYYSVETVTLLVALKVRYPEHITRLRRNHESRQVTQVYGFYDECLRKYGNADVWKYFTDLFDYLPLTALVDGQIFCLHGGLSPSIDTLDHIRALDRLQEVPHEGPMCDLLWSDPDDHGGWGISPLGAGYTFGQDISETFNHSNGLTLVSHAHQLVTEGYNWCHDRNVVTIFSAPNYCYRCGNQAAIMGLDDTLKYSFLQFDPAPRHGEPHVIHSTPDYFL